From Mucilaginibacter gotjawali:
TTAATAGGCGCCTCCGCAGGTGCAGCCGCAGCCGAAAAAGCAATACCCAGTCCCGTTAAGGCCGTATTGCCTGTCACGCACTCTTATGTTTTATGTTTGAACATGGCCACCATCCGGGGCCATAAACTGGGTTTTGTAAAAGAACTGGAAACAGCCGCTGCAGCGGGATTTCGGTCGGTGGAGATCTGGGCCGATTCGCTGCAGGAGTATTTAATCCATGGCGGTACTATCGGCGAAGCCAAAAAAAGGCTGGATGATCTGGGCTTGAAAGTGGAGGACCTGATCAGTTTTAACAAGTGGGTGGCAGATGATGCTGCCACGCGTAAAGACGGGCTGGAACAGATGAAACGGGATATGGAACAAATGGCCATCCTTGGCTGTAAACGCATCGCCGCTACAGGTATGGGAAGCTCCAATGCCCCGGTACCCGGCCTGGATGTGATTGCCCAACGTTACCGCACCGTTTTAGAAATGGGCGACCAAACCGGCGTAGTACCCCAGCTGGAAATGTGGGGCTTCCAAAAAAACATGAGCAATGTTGCCGAAGTAATATACATCGCGATGAAAAGCGGCCACCCGTCTGCACGGGTTTTGCTGGATATATTTCATTTATATAAAGGCGGTACTTCTATAAATACCTTGCCGCTGATGGACGCTAATGCCGCGGAGATCCTGCACATGAACGACTACCCGGCAACGCTGTCATCAGCTATAATTGAAGATAAAGACAGGATCTACCCAGGCGATGGCGTTGCGCCTATAGAACAAATCCTGCAAATTCTTCTTAAAAACAGGAAAAAACCGTTGGTGCTCTCCACCGAAGTATTTAACGCAGCCTATTATACGCAAGACGCCTTAACCGTGGCAAAGACGGCGATGGAGAAGATGAAAAGGGTAGTTGATAATCGTTAATTAAAGCACTTCTCGGTAATATTTAATAATTTTAACTTATGAAAAAATCAATTGTGCTGCTCTTCATTATTTTGCTATTTACTTCCTTTACCACCCACAAAGAACTTACCTGGATGGCTATCGGCGACTCAATTACCTATATGAACGGGAGGCCGGAGCTAAGTAAAAATCGTATTTCAAAGGGTTATATGGACGATGTTGTTGAGCAGTTACCCTATGTGCATTTTGTAAACAACGGGCACTCCGGCTGGACGGCAAAAGCCATTGCCGATAACATCAATAACCTCAATTTGGTAAAATCTGACAT
This genomic window contains:
- a CDS encoding sugar phosphate isomerase/epimerase family protein, whose translation is MPTPKITRRSALQLIGASAGAAAAEKAIPSPVKAVLPVTHSYVLCLNMATIRGHKLGFVKELETAAAAGFRSVEIWADSLQEYLIHGGTIGEAKKRLDDLGLKVEDLISFNKWVADDAATRKDGLEQMKRDMEQMAILGCKRIAATGMGSSNAPVPGLDVIAQRYRTVLEMGDQTGVVPQLEMWGFQKNMSNVAEVIYIAMKSGHPSARVLLDIFHLYKGGTSINTLPLMDANAAEILHMNDYPATLSSAIIEDKDRIYPGDGVAPIEQILQILLKNRKKPLVLSTEVFNAAYYTQDALTVAKTAMEKMKRVVDNR